A genomic segment from Roseibium algicola encodes:
- the mmsB gene encoding multiple monosaccharide ABC transporter permease: MELADSDTNATPVVKTKGIGEYISSHLRQYGLLFALIAVMAFFEVVTDGTLLRAVNITNLLLQNSYIIIMALGMLIVIVSGNIDLSVGSVMGFIGALAAVMIVNYGQSPYITMIVCLAIGGLIGAAQGYWVAYWKIPSFIVTLAGMLVFRGLSLWLLEGQSVGPFPKEFQIIATGFVPDMFPAGMGEALADLFGARKVNVLALATGVVAAALVVWIGMRQRAQNKAYGIEDEPTSFFIARNVIIAAALVFVMFKLSLFRGLPNVLITMGVLTIIYAFITETTTVGRRIYALGGNQKAAKLSGIKTERLTFLAFTNMGVLAAAAGLVFAARLNTATPKAGFALELDVIAAVFIGGASMSGGVGTIIGAVVGAFLMGVLNNGMSIMGIGIDYQQMIKGLVLLAAVIFDVYNKNKQG, from the coding sequence ATGGAACTGGCTGATAGCGACACCAATGCGACGCCGGTCGTGAAGACCAAGGGCATCGGCGAGTATATCTCCTCGCATTTGCGGCAATACGGACTGCTGTTCGCGCTGATTGCGGTGATGGCCTTCTTCGAGGTGGTTACCGACGGCACGCTGCTGCGTGCAGTAAACATCACCAACCTGCTGCTGCAGAACTCCTACATCATCATCATGGCGCTCGGCATGCTGATCGTCATCGTCTCGGGCAACATCGACCTGTCGGTCGGCTCGGTGATGGGCTTCATCGGGGCGCTCGCCGCGGTCATGATCGTCAACTACGGCCAATCGCCGTACATCACGATGATCGTCTGCCTGGCCATCGGCGGACTGATCGGCGCGGCCCAGGGGTATTGGGTCGCCTATTGGAAAATACCGTCCTTCATCGTGACGCTGGCAGGTATGCTGGTCTTCCGCGGCTTGTCGCTCTGGCTTCTCGAAGGTCAGTCGGTGGGTCCGTTCCCGAAGGAATTCCAGATCATTGCCACCGGGTTCGTACCGGACATGTTTCCGGCCGGCATGGGGGAGGCACTGGCGGATCTCTTCGGTGCTCGCAAGGTCAATGTTCTTGCGCTCGCAACCGGTGTCGTAGCCGCAGCCCTTGTGGTCTGGATCGGCATGCGCCAGCGGGCACAGAACAAGGCCTACGGCATCGAGGATGAGCCGACGAGCTTCTTCATCGCCCGCAACGTGATCATTGCTGCCGCTCTGGTGTTCGTGATGTTCAAGCTGTCCCTGTTCCGCGGCCTGCCGAATGTCCTCATCACCATGGGCGTCCTGACGATCATCTATGCCTTCATCACCGAAACGACGACGGTCGGCCGCCGGATCTACGCACTTGGCGGCAACCAGAAGGCTGCCAAACTGTCCGGTATCAAGACCGAACGACTGACCTTCCTGGCCTTCACCAACATGGGTGTTCTGGCTGCTGCCGCGGGTCTCGTATTCGCTGCACGTCTCAACACCGCAACGCCCAAGGCCGGCTTCGCATTGGAACTGGACGTGATTGCGGCCGTCTTCATCGGCGGGGCGTCCATGTCAGGCGGGGTCGGCACCATCATTGGCGCGGTTGTCGGAGCTTTCCTCATGGGCGTGCTGAACAACGGCATGTCGATCATGGGCATCGGTATCGACTACCAGCAGATGATCAAGGGCCTCGTGCTGCTCGCAGCCGTAATTTTCGACGTCTACAACAAGAACAAGCAGGGGTAA